A single region of the Vicia villosa cultivar HV-30 ecotype Madison, WI linkage group LG4, Vvil1.0, whole genome shotgun sequence genome encodes:
- the LOC131594878 gene encoding putative phospholipid-transporting ATPase 9, with product MVGGGRSRRKRKQSSRIHAFSIGKASFKGEHSLIGGPGFSTIVYCKEPESGSDIVNYGDNYVRTTKYTAFTFIPKSLFEQFRRVANFYFLVCAILSFFPVSPYSAVSNVVPLVVVVAATIGKEAVEDWRRLKLDIEMNNRKVKVHNGEGVFDYSKWRDLKVGDIVKVEKDEFFPADLILISSSYEDAICYVETVNLDGETNLKLKQALEETSKFQEDSTFQNFTAIIKCEDPNAYLYSFIGNIMIEDQLYPLAPQQLLLRDSKLRNTDFIYGAVIFTGHDTKVMQNSMDPPSKRSKVEKQMDKIIYFLFLVLFFISFIGSVFFGIATSEDLETGVMKRCYLRPDDTTIYYDPKKAPVAAMLHFLTALMLYSYLIPISLYVSIEIVKVLQSMFVNHDIHMYYEETNQPAHARTSNLNEELGQVDTILSDKTGTLTCNSMEFVKCSIAGIAYGQGITEVERVLERSKGLPLSQELTEDGNVAEISEAKPSSIKGFNFMDERIMNGNWVKEPHANVIQNFLRLLAVCHTAIPEVDEENGNVSYEAESPDEAAFVIAAKELGFEFNERTQTTISLREFDSISGRIIRRSYKLLNILEFSSARKRMSVIVRDEEEKLLLLSKGADSVMFERLAKNGREFEKKTKQHINEYADAGLRTLILAYRELDEEEYTLFNKELMEAKSLVSEDREQIVEDVSEKIEKDLILLGATAVEDKLQNGVPECIDKLAQAGIKLWVLTGDKMETAINVGFACSLLRQGMKQIIISSDTPETKSLEKMENKSGADVAIKKSVLFQLMEGKELLGASIENPEALALIIDGKSLRYALEDDVKDLFLALAVGCASVICCRSSPKQKALVTRLVKIKTGCTTLAIGDGANDVGMLQEADIGIGISGVEGMQAVMSSDIAIAQFRYLERLLLVHGHWCYRRISLMICYFFYKNIAFGFTLFLYEIYASFSGQVAYNDWFLSLYNVFFTSLPVIALGVFDQDVSARLCLKFPLLYQESVQNVLFSWKRILGWTFNGVMSATIIFFFCINAMENQAFRKGGEVVGLEVLGATMYTCVVWVVNFQMALAITYFTYIQHIFIWGGILFWYIFLLTYGTINPSLSTTAYKVLIEACAPAPSYWLITLLVLVASLLPYLVYASIQMQFFPMFHQMIKWMSGDGHATDNVRQRSIRHATFGFTARFKASKSSHV from the exons ATGGTGGGTGGTGGTAGAAGTAGGAGAAAGAGGAAGCAGTCAAGCAGAATCCATGCATTCTCAATTGGGAAAGCTTCATTCAAAGGTGAACATTCACTCATAGGAGGACCGGGCTTCTCAACAATAGTTTACTGCAAAGAACCAGAAAGTGGTAGTGATATTGTGAATTATGGTGACAATTATGTCAGAACTACTAAATATACAGCCTTCACTTTCATTCCCAAATCCTTGTTTGAGCAATTTAGAAGGGTTGCCAATTTTTACTTCCTTGTTTGTGCAATCTTGTCTTTTTTTCCTGTCTCTCCTTACTCAGCTGTTAGCAATGTTGTTCCTCTTGTCGTTGTTGTTGCTGCTACAATTGGGAAAGAGGCTGTTGAGGATTGGAGACGATTGAAGCTG gatatTGAAATGAATAACAGAAAGGTTAAAGTCCATAATGGAGAGGGTGTTTTCGACTACTCTAAATGGCGTGATTTGAAGGTTGGAGACATAGTGAAAGTAGAAAAAGATGAATTTTTCCCTGCTGATCTTATCCTAATATCATCAAGCTATGAAGATGCTATCTGCTACGTTGAGACCGTGAATCTTGATGGAGAAACAAATCTTAAACTCAAACAAGCACTGGAAGAAACTTCCAAGTTTCAAGAAGACTCTACATTCCAAAATTTCACAGCTATTATCAAATGTGAGGATCCAAATGCATATCTATACTCATTCATAGGCAATATAATGATTGAAGATCAACTATATCCGCTTGCGCCTCAGCAGTTACTGCTTAGGGACTCAAAGCTTAGGAACACAGATTTTATATACGGTGCGGTAATCTTTACCGGCCATGATACGAAGGTTATGCAGAACTCCATGGACCCTCCTTCGAAGAGAAGCAAAGTTGAGAAGCAAATGGATAAGATAATCTACTTTCTGTTcttagttttgttttttatttcttttatcggTTCGGTATTCTTTGGCATTGCGACAAGTGAAGATCTTGAAACTGGAGTAATGAAGAGATGCTACCTAAGACCGGATGATACTACAATCTACTACGATCCAAAGAAGGCTCCGGTTGCAGCAATGCTGCATTTCTTGACAGCACTAATGTTGTATAGTTACTTGATTCCAATTTCTTTGTATGTCTCCATTGAAATTGTGAAAGTACTTCAAAGCATGTTTGTCAACCACGATATACACATGTATTACGAGGAAACTAACCAGCCTGCACATGCCCGTACCTCGAATTTAAATGAAGAACTTGGCCAAGTTGATACTATTCTTTCGGATAAAACAGGAACTTTGACTTGCAATTCCATGGAATTTGTCAAGTGTTCGATTGCTGGGATTGCATATGGACAAGGTATTACCGAAGTTGAGAGAGTTCTAGAAAGGAGTAAAGGATTACCATTAAGTCAAGAGTTGACAGAAGATGGAAATGTTGCTGAGATTTCTGAAGCAAAGCCATCCTCCATTAAAGGTTTTAACTTCATGGATGAAAGGATTATGAATGGAAATTGGGTAAAGGAACCTCACGCCAATGTAATCCAGAACTTCTTGCGGTTGTTGGCTGTATGTCATACTGCAATACCTGAAGTTGATGAAGAAAATGGCAATGTTTCATATGAAGCTGAATCACCTGATGAGGCAGCTTTTGTAATTGCAGCTAAAGAGCTTGGATTTGAGTTTAATGAAAGGACTCAAACTACTATTTCTCTGCGCGAGTTCGATTCGATATCAGGCAGGATCATTAGAAG GTCCTACAAACTTTTAAATATATTAGAGTTTAGTAGTGCAAGAAAACGGATGTCTGTTATTGtaagagatgaagaagagaaaCTACTACTTCTTAGCAAAGGCGCTGACAG TGTCATGTTTGAACGACTTGCAAAGAATGGAAGGGAGTTTGAGAAAAAGACTAAGCAGCACATAAACGAATATGCGGATGCAGGTTTGAGGACCTTGATACTGGCCTATCGTGAACTTGATGAAGAAGAGTACACTCTTTTTAATAAAGAATTGATGGAAGCCAAGAGCTTAGTAAGTGAAGATCGGGAGCAGATTGTGGAGGATGTATCAGAAAagattgaaaaggatttaattcTTCTGGGTGCTACTGCAGTTGAAGACAAACTTCAAAACGGG GTTCCTGAATGTATTGACAAGCTAGCACAGGCAGGAATAAAGTTATGGGTTTTGACTGGTGATAAAATGGAGACAGCAATCAATGTCGG GTTTGCTTGTAGTTTACTTCGGCAAGGAATGAAGCAAATTATCATTAGTTCAGACACTCCAGAAACCAAATCTCTTGAGAAAATGGAAAACAAGTCTGGTGCTGATGTG GCAATTAAGAAAAGTGTTCTTTTTCAATTAATGGAAGGAAAGGAATTACTCGGTGCATCAATTGAAAACCCTGAGGCATTAGCTCTAATAATTGATGGGAAGTCTCTGAGATATGCACTAGAAGATGATGTGAAGGACTTGTTTCTTGCACTTGCAGTTGGTTGCGCATCTGTTATATGCTGTCGTTCTTCTCCGAAGCAAAAAGCACTT GTTACTAGATTAGTAAAGATTAAAACAGGTTGTACTACTCTTGCAATTGGTGATGGTGCAAATGATGTTGGAATGCTCCAAGAAGCAGATATTGGGATTGGTATAAGTGGTGTTGAAGGAATGCAGGCAGTTATGTCTAGTGATATTGCAATTGCTCAATTCCGGTATCTAGAGCGTTTACTTCTCGTGCATGGACATTGGTGTTACAGAAGAATCTCATTAATG ATCTGTTACTTCTTTTACAAGAATATTGCCTTTGGCTTTACTCTATTCTTGTACGAGATTTATGCCTCATTCTCCGGGCAAGTTGCATATAATGATTGGTTCCTGTCACTATATAATGTATTCTTCACTTCCCTTCCTGTAATTGCCTTGGGAGTATTTGACCAAGATGTCTCTGCTAGATTATGCCTTAAG TTTCCTTTATTATATCAAGAAAGTGTACAAAATGTTCTCTTTAGCTGGAAAAGGATTCTTGGTTGGACATTTAATGGAGTAATGAGTGCAACcataatatttttcttttgcaTTAATGCAATGGAGAATCAAGCATTCCGAAAAGGAGGCGAAGTAGTTGGACTTGAAGTTCTTGGTGCAACCATGTACACTTGTGTTGTTTGGGTGGTAAATTTTCAAATGGCATTAGCCATAACTTACTTCACTTACATACAACATATATTCATTTGGGGTGGCATTCTTTTTTGGTATATTTTCCTTTTAACATATGGAACTATTAACCCTTCTTTATCAACCACTGCTTATAAAGTTCTTATTGAAGCTTGTGCACCTGCTCCATCTTATTGGCTCATCACTCTCCTTGTTCTTGTTGCTTCACTCCTTCCATATCTTGTATACGCTTCAATCCAAATGCAGTTCTTTCCTATGTTTCATCAAATGATAAAGTGGATGTCCGGTGACGGACATGCAACTGATAATGTACGGCAGCGATCAATACGACATGCAACATTCGGGTTCACGGCTCGTTTCAAAGCATCCAAGTCTTCTCATGTATGA